From a single Bradyrhizobium sediminis genomic region:
- a CDS encoding PRC-barrel domain-containing protein, translated as MLARFMTAGLVGSALLATVAFAQTPTATTDSAKSSPSMVSDTSMQGNWRASKLVGLRVYNDANESLGSINDLLTDKSGNIKAVVLGVGGFLGVGEHLVAVPFDKIRFVNEPVAYTGAANAPGSRPSSTTTTGAATGTAPPPIASKPNPWYPDHAVFSATKDALKAMPEFKYAI; from the coding sequence ATGTTGGCAAGATTCATGACGGCGGGTCTGGTCGGATCCGCATTGCTTGCGACGGTTGCTTTCGCGCAGACCCCGACCGCCACCACCGACAGCGCCAAGTCGTCGCCGTCGATGGTGTCGGACACTTCGATGCAGGGCAACTGGCGTGCCTCGAAGCTCGTCGGGCTCAGGGTCTACAACGACGCCAATGAAAGTCTCGGCTCGATCAACGATCTCCTGACCGACAAGAGCGGGAACATCAAGGCGGTGGTGCTCGGCGTCGGCGGCTTCCTCGGCGTCGGCGAGCATCTGGTCGCCGTTCCCTTCGACAAGATCAGGTTCGTCAACGAGCCGGTCGCCTACACCGGCGCCGCGAACGCACCGGGCAGCCGCCCGTCGTCGACCACGACCACGGGCGCCGCCACCGGCACCGCGCCTCCGCCGATCGCATCGAAGCCCAACCCGTGGTATCCGGATCACGCCGTGTTCAGCGCCACCAAAGATGCGCTGAAGGCGATGCCCGAGTTCAAATATGCGATCTGA
- a CDS encoding PRC-barrel domain-containing protein, whose protein sequence is MMTDVMTKQHQLIASDRVEGTAVRRPNGDRIGHIERLMIDKVSGKVAYAILSFGGFLGMGTSLLPLPWERLTYNTTFEAYQLDIDDEELKRAPSFRADKDFDWGDRSQEAELHRYYRTPPYWGAF, encoded by the coding sequence ATGATGACCGACGTCATGACCAAACAACATCAGTTGATTGCGAGCGACCGGGTCGAAGGCACCGCGGTGCGGCGGCCCAACGGCGACAGGATCGGCCACATCGAGCGGCTGATGATCGACAAGGTTTCCGGCAAGGTGGCCTACGCCATCCTCAGTTTCGGCGGGTTCCTCGGCATGGGAACCAGCCTCTTGCCGCTGCCGTGGGAGCGTCTCACCTACAATACGACGTTCGAGGCCTACCAGCTCGATATCGACGACGAGGAGCTGAAGCGCGCGCCGTCGTTCCGCGCCGACAAGGATTTCGACTGGGGCGACCGCTCGCAGGAAGCCGAGCTGCATCGCTATTATCGCACACCGCCGTACTGGGGCGCGTTCTGA
- a CDS encoding lytic transglycosylase domain-containing protein produces MKRLLSLACFAAIATLPFSESALAQRAEYDALVATHASANAVPEALVHRVIKHESRYQPQLVGRGGTIGLMQIKLATARGLGYGGDAEGLRDPATNLTYGVKYLAGAFRAANGDHNRAMAYYASGYYHAAKRQRLERIAVQGQEPSGSPIEVSAGPPRKHATGNSADAKAQRVPAR; encoded by the coding sequence ATGAAACGTTTGCTGTCGCTCGCTTGCTTCGCCGCCATCGCCACACTGCCATTTTCGGAAAGCGCGCTGGCGCAGCGCGCCGAATACGATGCGCTGGTCGCGACCCACGCCAGCGCCAATGCGGTGCCGGAAGCGCTGGTGCATCGCGTGATCAAGCATGAGAGCCGCTACCAGCCGCAGCTGGTCGGGCGCGGCGGCACCATCGGGCTGATGCAGATCAAGCTCGCGACCGCGCGCGGCCTCGGCTACGGCGGCGACGCCGAAGGGCTGCGCGATCCCGCCACCAATCTGACCTATGGCGTGAAGTATCTCGCCGGCGCCTTTCGCGCCGCCAACGGCGACCACAACCGCGCCATGGCCTATTACGCCAGCGGCTATTACCACGCCGCCAAGCGCCAGCGGCTGGAGCGCATCGCGGTTCAGGGGCAGGAGCCTTCCGGCAGTCCGATCGAGGTATCAGCCGGTCCGCCGCGGAAACACGCGACCGGGAACTCCGCCGACGCCAAGGCACAGCGGGTTCCCGCGCGCTAG
- a CDS encoding FAD-dependent oxidoreductase — protein MYQSSKAQRGPSPVAPGGESPVSIIGAGIAGAWQALLFAQAGHDVTLHERSDEAMMLSTSHWAGGMLAPYCESEVAEPIISRLGLKSLDLWRRELPDTPFNGSLVVALPRERNDFERFARLTTGHQRLDARGLAELEPSLEGRFREALYFADEGHVEPRRVLPKLHERIIAAGGTIKFNSEPEPAELDGIVIDCRGLSARDTQPELRGVKGELILIETSEVQLARPVRLIHPRWPLYVIPREDNLFMLGATSIEAEDTGVSVRSALELLGAAYAVHPAFAEARILEFGSGLRPAFPDNLPRIAIDKKHIAVNGLYRHGFLIAPALAELTLNFVERGQIDNEVMRCV, from the coding sequence ATGTACCAGAGTTCGAAAGCACAGCGCGGGCCGTCGCCCGTCGCGCCCGGGGGGGAATCCCCGGTTTCCATCATCGGCGCCGGCATTGCCGGCGCCTGGCAGGCGCTGTTGTTCGCGCAGGCCGGCCACGACGTCACGCTGCACGAGCGCAGCGACGAGGCGATGATGCTCTCCACCAGCCACTGGGCCGGCGGCATGCTGGCGCCCTATTGCGAGAGCGAGGTCGCCGAACCCATCATCAGCCGGCTCGGCCTGAAATCGCTCGATCTGTGGCGCCGCGAATTGCCGGATACCCCGTTCAACGGCTCGCTGGTGGTGGCGCTGCCGCGCGAGCGCAACGATTTCGAACGCTTTGCCAGGCTCACGACAGGCCACCAGCGGCTCGATGCGCGCGGCCTCGCCGAACTCGAACCCTCGCTGGAAGGCCGCTTCCGCGAAGCGCTGTACTTTGCCGACGAGGGCCATGTCGAGCCGCGCCGCGTGCTGCCGAAACTGCACGAGCGCATCATCGCCGCCGGCGGCACCATCAAGTTCAACAGCGAGCCTGAGCCCGCCGAGCTCGACGGTATCGTGATCGATTGCCGCGGGCTTTCCGCGCGCGACACCCAGCCCGAGCTGCGCGGCGTCAAGGGCGAGCTGATCCTGATCGAAACCAGCGAGGTTCAACTGGCGCGCCCGGTGCGGCTGATCCATCCGCGCTGGCCGCTCTACGTGATCCCGCGCGAGGACAACCTGTTCATGCTGGGCGCGACCTCGATCGAGGCTGAGGACACCGGCGTCAGCGTCCGCTCCGCGCTGGAATTGCTCGGCGCGGCCTATGCGGTGCACCCGGCGTTCGCCGAAGCGCGGATTCTCGAATTCGGCTCGGGCCTGCGCCCGGCGTTTCCCGACAATTTGCCGCGCATCGCGATCGACAAGAAGCATATCGCGGTCAACGGGCTCTATCGCCACGGCTTCCTGATCGCGCCGGCGCTGGCGGAACTGACGCTCAACTTCGTCGAACGCGGCCAGATCGACAACGAGGTGATGCGATGCGTGTGA
- the thiS gene encoding sulfur carrier protein ThiS, which yields MRVIVNGEAREISSSSVDALLAELEYEGTHFAIALNYDVLPKSRWAETPLKHGDEIEIITPRQGG from the coding sequence ATGCGTGTGATCGTCAACGGCGAGGCGCGGGAAATTTCCTCGTCAAGCGTCGACGCGCTGCTCGCCGAACTCGAATATGAGGGCACCCATTTCGCGATCGCGCTGAACTACGACGTACTGCCGAAGAGCCGCTGGGCCGAGACGCCGCTCAAGCACGGCGACGAAATCGAGATCATCACGCCGCGGCAGGGAGGGTGA